A single region of the Thermodesulfatator indicus DSM 15286 genome encodes:
- a CDS encoding pyruvate ferredoxin oxidoreductase subunit gamma, translating to MIEVRLHGRGGQGAVTSAELIAISAINQGNYAQAFPSFGPERRGAPVMAFVRISDQRIRTREKVYNPDIVVVLDPSLPTIVNVTDGLKKDGWVVLNSAKDEKTLREILGGFKGKLAVVDATKIAIEELGLPITNTTMLGAFLKATGLVDQEYLEEALEHRFGRLAEKNKAAMARAIKETKIYA from the coding sequence ATGATAGAGGTAAGGCTCCATGGTAGGGGTGGACAGGGAGCAGTGACTTCTGCTGAATTGATAGCTATTTCTGCTATCAATCAGGGTAATTACGCCCAGGCATTTCCCAGTTTTGGTCCTGAGCGCCGAGGTGCACCGGTTATGGCCTTCGTACGCATTAGTGATCAGCGCATTCGTACCCGTGAAAAGGTCTATAATCCTGATATTGTTGTCGTTCTTGATCCTTCTCTTCCTACTATTGTGAATGTTACCGATGGTCTTAAAAAAGACGGGTGGGTTGTCTTAAATTCAGCTAAAGATGAAAAGACTTTACGAGAAATTTTAGGGGGTTTTAAGGGAAAGCTCGCGGTGGTTGACGCCACCAAAATCGCCATAGAAGAGCTTGGCCTGCCTATCACTAACACCACCATGTTGGGAGCCTTTTTAAAGGCTACCGGCTTAGTGGATCAAGAGTATCTTGAAGAAGCCCTTGAGCATCGTTTTGGCCGTCTGGCTGAAAAAAACAAAGCGGCCATGGCTCGGGCCATTAAAGAAACTAAAATTTACGCCTAA
- the porA gene encoding 2-ketoisovalerate ferredoxin oxidoreductase subunit alpha: MGKRIAKEVSIAIADAVKLARAEVIAAYPITPQTHIVEHLSELVANGELDAEYVTVESEHSAMSVAIGAVATGARTFTSTAAQGLALMHEMLFIASAMRLPVVMVVANRALSAPISIWNDHSDIMANRDIGWIQVWAENGQEAVDLTIQAFRIAEDKNVMFPMIVNIDGFTLSHVIEPIILPDQEEVDAFLPAFKPKYKLDPRKPITMGAVGVPEIYFEAKKAQDEAFRNTPRVIKRVWKDWANRFGREYNPIETYRMEDAEVALLIMGSLAETAMTAVDKMRDEGKKVGLVRIRLWRPFPVQEFRRAVSKVPVLAVIDRAMPPGAVNGPVATEVKAALYNAGRKPRVVNFIAGLGGRDVTVEDFEEMADKAAFYRKKRPKELYETIGVRES; the protein is encoded by the coding sequence ATGGGAAAAAGAATAGCGAAAGAGGTATCTATAGCCATTGCCGATGCCGTTAAGCTGGCCCGGGCCGAGGTTATTGCGGCCTATCCTATTACCCCGCAGACCCACATCGTAGAGCACTTGAGTGAACTGGTGGCCAATGGTGAGCTTGATGCTGAATATGTTACTGTTGAGTCCGAGCATTCAGCTATGAGTGTGGCCATAGGGGCTGTAGCTACCGGAGCTCGCACCTTTACCTCTACAGCAGCTCAGGGGCTGGCCCTAATGCACGAAATGCTCTTTATTGCTTCGGCCATGAGGCTTCCGGTAGTAATGGTCGTAGCTAACCGCGCTCTTTCTGCTCCTATTAGTATCTGGAATGACCATAGTGACATTATGGCTAACCGAGATATTGGCTGGATTCAGGTTTGGGCGGAAAACGGTCAGGAAGCCGTTGATCTTACTATCCAGGCCTTTCGTATAGCCGAAGATAAAAACGTCATGTTCCCCATGATAGTCAACATTGATGGTTTCACTCTCTCTCACGTTATTGAGCCCATAATCCTTCCTGACCAGGAAGAAGTTGACGCCTTTTTACCGGCTTTTAAGCCTAAATACAAGCTTGATCCTAGGAAGCCCATCACCATGGGGGCAGTAGGAGTTCCTGAAATCTACTTTGAGGCCAAAAAGGCCCAGGACGAGGCCTTTAGAAATACGCCTAGAGTAATAAAACGGGTGTGGAAAGATTGGGCTAATCGCTTCGGCCGGGAATACAATCCCATTGAAACTTATCGTATGGAAGACGCTGAAGTGGCTTTACTTATTATGGGTAGTCTAGCGGAAACGGCTATGACAGCGGTAGATAAGATGCGTGACGAAGGCAAAAAAGTTGGTCTGGTGCGTATTAGGCTCTGGCGGCCGTTCCCTGTGCAAGAATTCAGGCGTGCGGTTTCTAAGGTGCCGGTGTTGGCGGTGATTGACCGGGCTATGCCTCCTGGCGCAGTTAACGGTCCGGTGGCTACGGAAGTTAAGGCTGCTCTTTACAACGCCGGGCGCAAACCCAGGGTGGTTAACTTTATCGCCGGCCTTGGCGGAAGAGATGTAACCGTTGAGGACTTTGAAGAAATGGCAGACAAGGCTGCTTTTTACCGCAAAAAACGACCTAAAGAATTATACGAAACGATAGGGGTGCGTGAGTCATGA
- a CDS encoding LytR/AlgR family response regulator transcription factor yields the protein MIHIIAELFRNFDVGLVIFDDEFNIICVNDFIKKKFSFPVFQNSNLLAFHDEQAKEKIRKMKEEAASKGQSHSYILKIFNVEHGDEIFLLGKVFLLEGDCEYRFLAVLFDITFLTTDRKHKILKIPVYDGEDILFLETKDIEFFKAAGNYTEIFCQDKIYLCPLSLAKIEKFLDERQFFRIHRSYIVNLTFIERLIREGTRHYLLLRSKQILPISKGKSKAFLKIFGLK from the coding sequence ATGATTCATATTATTGCAGAACTTTTTAGAAATTTTGATGTAGGCTTAGTTATATTTGACGACGAATTCAATATCATTTGTGTAAATGATTTTATAAAGAAGAAGTTTTCCTTCCCGGTTTTTCAAAATTCCAATCTTTTAGCCTTTCACGATGAGCAGGCTAAAGAAAAAATTAGAAAGATGAAAGAAGAGGCTGCCTCTAAAGGGCAAAGCCACAGTTACATATTGAAAATTTTTAATGTGGAACATGGTGACGAAATTTTCCTTTTAGGGAAGGTCTTTTTGTTAGAAGGAGATTGTGAATACAGGTTTTTAGCTGTTCTTTTTGATATCACGTTTTTGACTACGGACAGGAAACATAAAATTTTAAAAATTCCTGTATATGATGGCGAGGACATTTTATTTCTGGAAACAAAAGATATTGAATTCTTTAAAGCCGCTGGTAACTATACGGAGATTTTCTGCCAAGATAAAATCTATCTATGCCCTTTGTCCTTAGCCAAGATAGAAAAATTTTTAGATGAACGCCAATTCTTTCGTATTCACCGCAGCTACATTGTGAACCTAACCTTTATTGAAAGGCTTATCAGAGAAGGGACACGCCATTATCTCCTTTTGAGGAGCAAGCAAATTTTGCCAATAAGTAAAGGGAAGAGCAAGGCCTTTCTTAAGATCTTCGGGCTTAAATAA
- the ligD gene encoding non-homologous end-joining DNA ligase produces the protein MLPAYIKPMLAKLSSPFDSPRFLYEIKWDGTRCLIFIENGKVRLQNRRLNDITYRYPEFWDLPKLVPGDGIIFDGEIVVLKDGRPEFRLLQEREHVKSPLKIKMLSERLPATYMAFDLLYFEGKPILDKPLRERKALLKELLPESPFVAESQYILEKGVAFFEQVVAQGFEGVMAKDLESPYLPGKRVDFWLKFKPRGKRTCVIVGYLLRPDGTLKSLLIAEPTEKGLVYRGKVASGLNTHLSAELLIRLKGLEDKKPENLKGRGFPKGARWVKPEIYCEVSFQEITNHGQFRAPVLEKVFL, from the coding sequence ATGTTACCGGCTTATATTAAGCCCATGCTGGCCAAGCTCTCAAGCCCCTTTGATTCCCCACGCTTTCTTTACGAAATCAAGTGGGACGGCACAAGGTGCCTTATTTTCATAGAAAACGGAAAGGTGCGTTTGCAAAACCGCCGCCTTAACGACATTACCTATCGCTACCCGGAGTTCTGGGACCTACCAAAGCTCGTTCCCGGTGACGGGATTATTTTTGACGGCGAAATCGTGGTCTTAAAAGACGGCCGGCCTGAATTTCGCCTGTTACAGGAAAGAGAACACGTAAAGAGTCCGCTGAAAATCAAAATGCTCTCCGAGCGTCTGCCCGCCACCTACATGGCCTTTGACCTGCTTTACTTTGAAGGAAAGCCTATTTTGGATAAGCCTTTGCGTGAGCGCAAGGCCCTCTTGAAAGAACTGCTTCCCGAAAGTCCTTTTGTGGCGGAGTCTCAGTATATTCTGGAAAAGGGTGTGGCCTTTTTTGAACAAGTGGTAGCCCAGGGTTTTGAAGGGGTTATGGCCAAGGACTTAGAAAGCCCGTATCTTCCGGGCAAAAGGGTTGACTTCTGGCTCAAGTTCAAGCCCCGCGGAAAAAGAACCTGCGTCATCGTGGGCTATTTGTTGCGGCCAGACGGCACGCTAAAAAGCCTTTTGATAGCTGAGCCCACAGAAAAAGGGCTTGTCTATCGCGGAAAAGTGGCCAGCGGCTTAAACACTCATCTTTCGGCGGAGCTTTTAATACGGCTTAAAGGGCTTGAAGATAAAAAGCCGGAAAATTTAAAGGGAAGAGGGTTCCCCAAAGGGGCCCGCTGGGTAAAGCCGGAGATTTACTGTGAAGTTTCTTTTCAGGAGATAACCAACCACGGCCAGTTTCGGGCCCCGGTGCTTGAAAAAGTATTTCTATAA
- the porB gene encoding pyruvate synthase subunit PorB, which produces MISEFSKFKGFSLKNLPEVEPIAPGHRGCQGCGEILALRMAMKALGTDVIVANATGCMEIITSPFPHTSWRVPWIHTAFENTAAVASGIEAALKVLKRRGRFPKSRHVDVVAVAGDGGTADIGLQALSGALERGHDFVYICLDNEAYMNTGVQRSSATPYGAMTTTSPPGERSFGQMTWKKNVPQIAVAHGIPYVATASPAFFLDLMNKVKRAALVKGPAYVHIYSPCPTGWGSRGEDSIKIARLAVDTKVFPLYEVIEGKYYITRKITKPKPVEEYLKTQRRFRHLTPEVIAEIQRRVDAEYERLLKLAEI; this is translated from the coding sequence ATGATATCAGAATTCAGCAAATTCAAAGGTTTTTCCTTAAAAAATTTACCGGAAGTGGAGCCAATTGCTCCGGGTCACAGGGGATGTCAGGGCTGTGGCGAAATTTTGGCCCTGCGTATGGCCATGAAGGCTTTAGGTACAGACGTAATTGTGGCCAACGCCACGGGATGTATGGAAATTATTACCTCGCCCTTTCCCCATACTTCCTGGCGGGTTCCCTGGATTCACACTGCTTTTGAAAATACCGCCGCCGTGGCTTCAGGAATAGAAGCGGCGCTTAAAGTACTCAAAAGACGTGGGCGCTTTCCAAAAAGCCGTCACGTAGATGTAGTAGCTGTGGCTGGTGATGGTGGTACGGCAGATATTGGCCTTCAGGCGTTATCTGGGGCTCTTGAGCGAGGCCATGATTTTGTTTATATCTGTTTGGATAATGAAGCTTATATGAATACTGGGGTTCAACGTTCAAGTGCTACTCCTTACGGTGCTATGACTACCACCAGCCCCCCAGGTGAACGCAGTTTCGGCCAGATGACCTGGAAAAAGAATGTGCCTCAAATTGCCGTGGCCCATGGTATCCCTTATGTGGCTACGGCTAGTCCGGCCTTTTTTCTGGACCTTATGAACAAAGTCAAAAGAGCGGCTTTGGTAAAAGGCCCTGCTTACGTGCATATTTATTCCCCGTGTCCAACAGGTTGGGGTTCTCGCGGGGAAGACTCCATTAAAATAGCGCGTTTAGCGGTAGATACCAAAGTCTTTCCTCTTTACGAGGTAATTGAAGGGAAGTACTACATCACCCGAAAAATTACCAAACCTAAACCAGTAGAAGAATATTTGAAGACTCAGCGGCGTTTTCGTCATCTCACCCCTGAGGTGATTGCGGAGATTCAACGCCGTGTAGATGCTGAGTACGAACGCCTATTAAAATTGGCCGAGATATAG
- a CDS encoding Ku protein has protein sequence MKASWSGFLRIGLVTIPVKLYPAVVKRAISFHLIHKDCGSRIKYLKYCPRCDRVLEDEEIVRAYFLDKDHYVVITDEELASLKLASTDTIEVKYFVDEKEVAPIYYADAHYLLPEGEGGKEAFAIFYKVMEEKGRAAVGQAVIRQREYPFLIKPYQGKFLASTLHYYQDVIKAEDLKVEIDEKKLDPRYLDLAARLVDSLTEPFKPEELVDHFAEAVLKLVEAKARGEKFELKAAEEKAKVISFMEALKASLEKAEKKAA, from the coding sequence ATGAAGGCTAGCTGGTCAGGTTTTTTGCGTATCGGCCTGGTGACTATACCGGTTAAGCTTTACCCGGCGGTGGTGAAACGGGCTATTTCGTTTCACCTTATCCACAAAGACTGTGGCAGCCGCATCAAATATTTAAAGTATTGCCCCAGGTGCGACAGAGTCCTTGAAGACGAAGAGATTGTGCGGGCCTACTTTCTTGATAAGGACCATTACGTGGTCATCACCGACGAAGAGCTCGCCAGTCTCAAACTGGCCTCAACAGACACCATTGAAGTCAAATACTTTGTGGACGAAAAAGAAGTGGCCCCCATTTATTACGCTGACGCCCATTATCTTTTGCCTGAGGGCGAAGGAGGCAAAGAGGCCTTTGCCATTTTTTATAAGGTCATGGAAGAAAAAGGCCGGGCCGCCGTGGGCCAGGCGGTGATCCGCCAGCGAGAATATCCTTTTTTGATCAAGCCCTATCAGGGTAAATTTTTGGCCTCAACCCTTCATTACTATCAGGATGTTATTAAGGCCGAAGATTTAAAAGTTGAAATTGACGAAAAGAAGCTTGACCCCCGCTACCTTGACCTGGCCGCACGCCTGGTGGACTCCCTCACCGAGCCGTTTAAACCTGAAGAGCTGGTGGATCATTTTGCCGAGGCGGTGTTAAAGCTTGTAGAGGCCAAGGCCCGTGGTGAGAAGTTTGAACTTAAAGCAGCCGAAGAAAAGGCCAAGGTTATTAGCTTTATGGAGGCCCTTAAGGCTAGCCTAGAAAAGGCGGAGAAAAAGGCGGCCTGA
- a CDS encoding pentapeptide repeat-containing protein yields MKTQSNLKQLDFSGRDLEGHDFSGEDLAGAKFFRANLKRALFTGANLKGADFTGADLEGANLEGVDAEAAGFGMANLKKARLFNAKFRHASFTKATLKGADAKCADFSLARLREADLREADFSGAKFKEAHLNLSRVEGAIFKDADLRGAHLRMIKGYKKAIWIGTDIRDINFSGAYLVRRHIIDENYLEEFRQQGRLARILYFLWWLTSDCGRSLGRWCLLIVFQALFFAYLYHLVGVDYGKYPTPLSPLYYSIVTLTTLGYGDVIPNSLLGQVIAILEVITGYVMLGGLLAIFTNRIARRAD; encoded by the coding sequence ATGAAAACACAAAGTAATCTAAAACAACTGGATTTTAGCGGGAGGGACTTGGAAGGCCATGATTTCAGCGGGGAAGACCTGGCCGGCGCCAAATTCTTCCGGGCCAACCTAAAGAGAGCCCTTTTTACCGGTGCCAATCTTAAAGGGGCTGATTTTACCGGGGCTGACCTCGAAGGTGCTAATCTTGAAGGGGTTGACGCTGAAGCTGCTGGTTTTGGTATGGCTAATCTTAAAAAAGCTCGACTTTTTAACGCCAAATTCAGACATGCCTCTTTCACCAAAGCCACTCTAAAAGGGGCTGATGCTAAATGTGCTGATTTTTCTTTAGCTCGCTTAAGAGAAGCTGACCTGCGCGAAGCCGATTTCTCCGGCGCCAAATTTAAAGAAGCCCATCTCAACTTAAGTCGAGTAGAAGGCGCTATTTTTAAAGACGCGGACTTAAGAGGAGCTCATCTGCGCATGATAAAAGGCTACAAAAAGGCCATCTGGATAGGTACTGACATCAGAGATATAAACTTTTCAGGAGCTTATTTAGTAAGGCGTCACATTATAGATGAAAATTATCTTGAAGAATTCCGCCAACAGGGCCGTCTAGCTCGTATTCTCTATTTTTTATGGTGGTTGACCTCTGATTGTGGCCGAAGCCTTGGAAGATGGTGCCTTTTGATTGTTTTTCAGGCCTTATTTTTCGCCTATTTATATCATTTGGTAGGAGTAGATTATGGGAAATACCCTACTCCTCTTTCACCTCTTTATTACAGCATTGTAACCCTTACTACTCTTGGTTATGGCGATGTCATTCCCAACTCCCTTTTAGGCCAGGTAATAGCCATTCTAGAAGTAATAACAGGCTATGTTATGTTAGGCGGACTTCTGGCCATTTTTACTAACCGTATTGCGAGGAGAGCTGACTAA
- the lon gene encoding endopeptidase La, whose translation MGTEKELKAKEALPVKKEENSEAEEYKELPIIPSDAVLFPHMVMPFMVHEPGLLRLIDDALSGDRMVAIVAVKEPKKEHKELYDIGTAAVILKATRLEPDQIRVVVQGVSRIELEDIVSDKPYLKGKVKILDDYLAHDVEVEALMVSIRQLFAKALEFLPQLPQEIKTLALGIEEPGALADLVASHLNVSHQEKQEVLETLDVKERLKKIHQLLVKQIEILELGQKIQDEVRGRMEKAQREYYLREQLKVIRKELGEAEGIEAEIEELREKLAKKKLPDYVREEAEKELKRLARIHPTSAEYTVIRNYLDWILELPWEESTEDHIDLKLAKKILDEDHYNLEKVKKRILEYLAVRKLKPDAKGPILCFVGPPGVGKTSLGRSIAKALGRKFWRISLGGVRDEAEIRGHRRTYVGAMPGRIIQALRRVGVNNPVLMLDEIDKIGADFRGDPAAALLEVLDPEQNKNFSDHYLEIPFDLSKVIFIATANVLDTIPAPLLDRMEVIEIPGYTEEDKLKIAKHYLVPRQLEAHGLTKEQLKFTDRALLQIIRYYTREAGVRNLEREIGAVCRAVAREFAEGRTEPVKVRVKDVEKYLGPPKYLPEVAERVKVPGVAIGLAWTPVGGEILFIEATKMKGSGRLILTGKLGDVMRESAEAALSYVRSRAKDFGIDEDIFSKIDIHVHVPSGAVPKDGPSAGITILAALVSLLTERTVRHDVAMTGEITLRGTVLPVGGIKEKVLAAKSAGIKEIILPKLNEKDLVEVPKEVREKLVFHPVSRVEEALPIVFGVKKLKDLKGAKK comes from the coding sequence ATGGGTACCGAAAAGGAATTGAAAGCTAAAGAAGCGCTACCGGTAAAGAAAGAAGAAAATTCTGAAGCCGAAGAATACAAAGAACTGCCGATTATACCCAGTGACGCCGTACTTTTCCCGCACATGGTCATGCCCTTTATGGTGCATGAGCCGGGACTTTTGCGTCTCATAGACGATGCGCTTTCTGGTGACCGCATGGTGGCGATAGTAGCGGTAAAGGAACCCAAAAAAGAACATAAAGAACTCTACGATATAGGCACCGCCGCCGTCATTTTAAAGGCCACCCGCCTTGAGCCTGACCAGATCAGAGTAGTGGTTCAAGGTGTTTCACGTATTGAGCTTGAAGACATCGTTTCTGACAAACCTTACCTTAAAGGCAAAGTCAAAATCCTTGACGACTACCTTGCCCACGACGTAGAAGTTGAGGCCCTTATGGTTAGCATCCGCCAGCTTTTCGCCAAAGCCCTTGAGTTTTTGCCTCAACTTCCTCAGGAAATTAAGACTCTCGCCCTTGGTATTGAAGAACCTGGGGCTTTAGCTGATCTGGTGGCTAGCCATTTAAATGTTTCTCACCAGGAAAAGCAGGAAGTTCTTGAAACCCTTGACGTAAAAGAACGCCTCAAAAAAATTCACCAGCTCCTCGTCAAACAAATAGAAATTCTTGAGCTCGGCCAGAAGATACAGGACGAAGTGCGCGGCCGCATGGAAAAGGCCCAGCGTGAGTATTACCTGCGCGAACAGCTAAAAGTAATCCGCAAAGAACTTGGTGAGGCCGAAGGCATTGAGGCCGAAATAGAAGAACTAAGAGAAAAACTGGCCAAAAAGAAGCTTCCTGACTACGTGCGTGAGGAGGCAGAAAAAGAACTAAAGCGTCTCGCTCGCATTCACCCAACTTCGGCCGAATACACGGTTATCAGAAACTATCTTGACTGGATCCTTGAATTACCTTGGGAAGAAAGCACCGAAGACCATATAGACCTTAAACTTGCCAAGAAGATCCTTGACGAAGACCACTACAACCTTGAAAAGGTTAAAAAGCGCATTCTTGAATACCTGGCCGTGCGCAAGCTAAAACCAGACGCCAAAGGGCCGATTCTCTGCTTTGTGGGTCCACCTGGCGTGGGTAAAACTTCCCTTGGGCGCTCTATTGCCAAGGCGCTTGGGCGCAAGTTTTGGCGCATTTCCCTTGGCGGCGTACGCGACGAGGCGGAGATTCGCGGCCACCGCCGCACTTACGTAGGGGCCATGCCTGGCCGCATTATCCAGGCTCTAAGGCGCGTAGGAGTTAATAACCCCGTGCTCATGCTTGACGAGATAGACAAAATTGGAGCGGATTTCCGCGGAGACCCAGCCGCAGCGCTCCTTGAAGTGCTTGACCCTGAACAGAACAAGAATTTCTCTGACCACTACCTTGAAATTCCCTTTGACCTTTCCAAGGTAATTTTTATTGCCACGGCTAACGTGCTTGACACGATACCAGCTCCCCTTCTTGACCGCATGGAAGTTATTGAGATTCCCGGCTACACCGAGGAAGACAAACTGAAAATAGCCAAACATTACCTTGTGCCGCGCCAGCTTGAGGCCCACGGCCTAACCAAAGAACAGCTCAAGTTTACTGACCGGGCGCTTCTTCAGATCATCCGCTACTACACCCGTGAGGCGGGCGTGCGAAACCTTGAGCGTGAGATAGGGGCCGTTTGTCGGGCGGTAGCCAGGGAGTTTGCCGAAGGGCGCACTGAGCCGGTAAAAGTGCGGGTAAAAGACGTAGAAAAATATCTCGGCCCGCCTAAGTATCTCCCTGAAGTGGCCGAAAGAGTTAAAGTGCCTGGCGTGGCTATAGGCCTTGCTTGGACGCCTGTTGGTGGTGAAATTCTCTTTATTGAAGCCACCAAGATGAAAGGCTCTGGCCGTTTGATTCTTACCGGAAAACTTGGTGACGTCATGCGCGAGTCCGCTGAAGCAGCGCTTTCTTACGTGCGCTCGCGGGCCAAAGACTTCGGCATTGACGAAGATATCTTTTCCAAAATAGACATTCACGTGCACGTGCCTTCAGGGGCGGTGCCTAAAGACGGCCCCAGTGCCGGTATCACCATCCTGGCCGCGCTCGTAAGCTTACTTACCGAGCGCACTGTGCGCCACGATGTGGCCATGACCGGTGAAATCACCCTGAGAGGCACCGTGCTTCCCGTGGGCGGTATTAAAGAAAAGGTGCTGGCCGCTAAAAGTGCTGGCATAAAAGAGATAATTCTTCCCAAACTTAACGAAAAAGACCTGGTAGAAGTGCCCAAGGAAGTGCGGGAAAAACTGGTTTTTCACCCGGTTTCCCGGGTGGAAGAAGCGCTTCCCATCGTTTTTGGCGTTAAAAAATTAAAAGACCTAAAGGGGGCTAAAAAATGA
- a CDS encoding 4Fe-4S dicluster-binding protein, with translation MGKDKGMMPWQEVPFGLYIFEPGNSAEFKTGNWRSMRPVLDRDKCIKCGTCYIMCPDMCYDQRDEEGYYLVNLYYCKGCGICMATCPKEAITMVLEEV, from the coding sequence ATGGGTAAAGATAAAGGGATGATGCCCTGGCAGGAGGTTCCCTTTGGGCTTTACATTTTTGAGCCCGGGAACAGTGCTGAATTTAAAACAGGAAACTGGCGCTCCATGCGTCCTGTTCTTGACCGAGATAAGTGTATTAAGTGTGGTACTTGTTACATCATGTGCCCTGATATGTGTTATGACCAGCGCGATGAAGAAGGTTATTACCTGGTAAATCTTTATTACTGTAAGGGCTGCGGGATATGTATGGCCACTTGTCCCAAAGAGGCTATAACCATGGTTTTGGAGGAGGTTTAA
- the cooS gene encoding anaerobic carbon-monoxide dehydrogenase catalytic subunit: protein MPKEKRELKDLSIDPAVLDILSLAKQKNYETVWDRLERQSPHCKFGSSGLCCRNCVMGPCRITEKTPKGVCGADAATIVARNLIRALAAGAAAHSDHGRAVAVLFNEVAQGKNKDYQIADEAKLKSIAEKFHIHTSQDITSIAKEVARVALEDFGKQDEKALNFLEAYAPQKRKETWQKVEEALFSQTGKKMGILPRNIDREITECMHRTHMGVDNQALSLLVQGVRTALADGWGGSLIATELQDVLFGTPDKKVIKANLGVLKEDQVNIIVHGHEPILSEQVVAAAMSPEMQEKAKEVGAQGINVAGICCTANEVLMRLGVPVAGNMIHQELAIMTGVVEAMVVDVQCIFPSLGPLAKCFHTKFISTSDRAAFPEAVHIQFDEHHAREVAQKIVETAIEAFKERDPQKVHIPQEVEEAVVGFSVEEIIKILGGSPKPLVDAILAGKIKGVVGIVGCNNPKIKHDAFHISLTKELIKKDILVIGTGCWAIAAAKAGFMKLDAQALAGEGLKEVCKALDIPPVLHMGSCVDCSRMLVLAAALADYLKVDISDLPLVGSAPEWTTEKAVSIGTYFVASGVPVHLWPMPPIGGSEEVVGILTEGVKDLLGGYFFIEEDPVKTASRMERIIMEKRKAF, encoded by the coding sequence ATGCCGAAAGAAAAAAGAGAACTTAAAGACCTAAGTATAGACCCGGCTGTTCTTGATATCCTTTCCCTGGCCAAACAAAAAAATTACGAAACTGTATGGGATCGGCTTGAGCGGCAATCACCCCACTGTAAGTTCGGTAGCAGTGGACTCTGCTGCCGTAATTGTGTTATGGGGCCATGCCGTATTACAGAAAAGACCCCCAAAGGGGTTTGTGGGGCTGATGCCGCGACTATTGTGGCCAGAAACCTGATCAGGGCCTTGGCCGCAGGGGCGGCGGCCCACTCAGACCATGGCCGGGCGGTGGCGGTTTTATTTAACGAGGTGGCCCAGGGGAAAAACAAAGATTACCAGATTGCCGATGAGGCCAAGCTTAAATCTATAGCTGAAAAATTCCATATACATACTTCGCAGGACATTACTTCTATAGCCAAAGAAGTGGCCCGAGTGGCCTTAGAAGATTTTGGTAAGCAAGACGAGAAGGCCCTTAATTTTTTAGAGGCCTACGCTCCGCAAAAAAGAAAAGAGACATGGCAAAAGGTTGAAGAGGCTCTTTTCTCCCAAACTGGCAAAAAGATGGGTATTTTGCCTCGGAATATAGATCGGGAAATAACCGAGTGTATGCACCGTACTCATATGGGAGTAGATAACCAGGCCCTTTCTTTATTGGTCCAAGGAGTGAGGACAGCCCTGGCTGATGGCTGGGGAGGCTCCCTTATTGCCACTGAGCTTCAAGATGTGCTTTTTGGTACCCCTGATAAGAAAGTTATTAAAGCCAACTTGGGGGTTCTGAAAGAAGATCAGGTAAATATCATTGTTCACGGCCACGAACCGATTCTTTCCGAACAGGTAGTAGCCGCAGCCATGAGCCCGGAAATGCAGGAAAAGGCCAAAGAAGTAGGAGCCCAGGGTATAAATGTGGCTGGTATTTGTTGTACGGCCAATGAAGTGCTTATGAGGCTAGGGGTTCCAGTGGCCGGGAACATGATTCATCAGGAACTGGCCATAATGACCGGGGTGGTAGAGGCTATGGTGGTGGATGTGCAGTGTATTTTCCCCTCGCTAGGGCCTCTGGCCAAATGCTTTCACACTAAGTTTATTTCTACCAGTGACCGGGCGGCTTTTCCTGAGGCTGTTCATATTCAATTTGATGAGCATCACGCCCGCGAAGTGGCCCAAAAGATAGTGGAAACTGCGATAGAGGCCTTCAAAGAGCGCGATCCGCAAAAAGTTCACATACCCCAAGAGGTAGAGGAAGCTGTGGTAGGTTTTAGTGTTGAAGAAATAATTAAAATTCTGGGTGGCAGCCCCAAACCTTTGGTTGACGCTATTTTGGCGGGAAAAATCAAGGGCGTGGTAGGTATTGTCGGCTGTAATAACCCCAAAATAAAACATGACGCCTTTCATATAAGCTTAACCAAAGAGTTGATCAAAAAAGATATCCTTGTTATCGGCACAGGTTGTTGGGCTATTGCCGCGGCCAAGGCTGGCTTCATGAAACTTGACGCTCAGGCTTTAGCCGGAGAGGGCTTAAAAGAGGTGTGTAAGGCCCTTGATATTCCGCCGGTTTTGCACATGGGCTCCTGTGTGGATTGTTCACGCATGCTGGTGTTGGCGGCAGCCCTGGCGGATTATCTCAAGGTAGATATTTCCGACCTACCTCTGGTTGGCTCTGCTCCAGAATGGACGACAGAAAAGGCCGTATCTATCGGCACTTACTTTGTAGCTTCGGGGGTGCCTGTTCATCTCTGGCCTATGCCGCCCATAGGGGGAAGCGAAGAGGTAGTCGGTATTCTCACCGAAGGGGTTAAGGATCTGCTTGGCGGTTATTTCTTCATAGAAGAAGATCCGGTTAAAACGGCCTCCCGAATGGAGAGAATCATTATGGAAAAACGTAAAGCTTTTTAA